Within Bradymonas sediminis, the genomic segment ATCTGTATATATCGACCAGCCCCAAATTATTCGACGGCGATGCCCAATTTGTCTACGCTGAGAAGGTCTATGTGCCCTTCGACGGCGACGACATGTGCGGCTATGACATCGCTCTTATCCAACTGCGAGAGAATATGCCGGCCGAAAGGGCGACGCCGGCCGAGCCGCGCCTCGATATTCCGGTGGCCCGCGGCGAGGTCTATACCGCGATTGGCTACGGCCACTCGGGGGTGGGCATCAATGACTCGGGCATCCGGCGGGTATTGGAGGGCTCCGAGGTGAAGTGCGATGGCGCCGAATGCGTCGGCTTTACCTCCTCGGTCACCGAGACGGAGTGGTACGGTGACCGCGGCACCTGCCAGGGAGACTCCGGCGGTGGCGCATTTGATAGTGAAGGGCGGGTGCTTGGCGCGCTTTCGCGCGGCGCTCAAGGCTGCGCCTCGTCGGTCTATTCCGGGGTAACGGGCTGGGCTGACTGGATTCGCGTGCGCGCGGTGCATGCCGCGAAAGCGGGCGAATATGACGCGCCGGAGTGGGCCGACTCGGACGGCGACGGCGTCCATAACGGCATCGATAATTGCCCGGACGTCGCGAACCCCGAACAACTCGACAGTGACGAGGACGGCGTGGGCGATGCGTGCGACGACGACCTCGACGGCGACGGTGTTTCCAACGAGGAGGATAATTGTCCTTTCGTGTCGAACCCTGACCAGCTAGACACCCTTGGGAAGGGCGTGGGCGACGCCTGCGATGACGACGGCGACGGTATCGCCAATTCGGTCGATAATTGCCCGGCGGTCGCAAACCCGGACCAAAAAGACACCGATGGCGACGGCTTCGGCGACGCCTGCGACAGCGATATTGACGAGGATGGCGTCCCCAACGGCGAGGATAATTGTCCCTATATCGCCAACCCCGAACAAGATAATGTTTGTGAAGACGAGAGCTTTTGGGGGTGCTCGGCGACCGCGGACGCGCCGCCGCTGACCTGGCTCTTCCACGGGCTCGGGCTGATGGCCTGGCTCGGCTTTGGGCGGCTCAAGCGCCGTCGCGAAGATTGATTCGCGATGACCCGGCGCCCGGCGGTTTGTTCGGGCGACGGCGCCAGGCTTTTAGTGCGAGTCGTTTTTTGCGATTCTAAAGCAGCGATAGATGAAGTGTTTTTCTTTGAGGAGCTTAAACAGATGCAAAGTATTCATAAGTCCTGGTTCTATGGGACGCTGATGGTCGGATTGCTCGGAGCAGGTTTTGGTTGCGGTGACGCTGAGCTTTCCCAGCCGGATGGCGTGCAAACGCTCGCCCGCGCCCAGCAGGAGATTCAGGGCGGCGAATACCATACCGCCAAGGGCGCTTCGGTGGGCTTTGGGATTCAGACCTCCCGTGGGATGTCGATTTGCAGTGGCACCCTTATCGCGCCGAACCTGGTGCTCACCGCGCGCCATTGCGTCGCCCAGGTCAGCGGCGCCTATGTGATCTGCGGGCAGTCTGAGTTTGGCCCTGTTTACGGGCCCGAGAAGCTCTTCATTTCGACGAGCCCCAACCTGACCACGCAACAGGCCGGTTTCCGAGCTGCGGAGAAGATCTTCGTGCCTGAGGACGGTGCGGATATGTGTGGCTATGATATCGCGCTGGTGCAGCTCAAACAGAATATCAGCGCGGCCGACGCCACCCCGGCCGAACCTCGCCTGGACATCCCGGTAGAGCGTCAGGAGGGGTATACCGCGATTGGATACGGGCATATTGGCGATGGCTCGGGCTCCGGCGTACGGCGAAGCCTCGACGCACGTAAAGCGCTTTGCAGCGGCGCGGATTGTAACTTGTACCGCTACGGCGCTGCCACGAGTAGCGAATGGATCGGCGATGATGGCGTCTGTCAGGGGGACTCCGGCGGCGGCGCGTTTGACAGCCAGGGGCGCGTGCTGGGCGCGCTCTCGCGCGGCGGTGAGGGGTGCAGCGACTCGGTCTATTCCGGCGTCACCGAGTGGTCCGCCTGGATTCGCGGGCACGCGATGGAGGCAGCGGCGGCCGGCGGATATGACGTGCCGGAATGGGTCGACTCCGACGGTGATGGCTTCCATAACGACGAGGATAATTGCCCCGACGTGGCCAACCCCGACCAGCTCGACGGCGACGAAGATGGCATCGGCGACGCTTGCGATGATGACTTCGACAACGATGGCATTCTAAACGAAGTCGACAATTGCCCCGACGTGGCAAACCCGGATCAGAGCGATATCGACGGGGACGGCGTCGGCGATGCCTG encodes:
- a CDS encoding thrombospondin type 3 repeat-containing protein, which translates into the protein MPLARAQQGIKGGQFHTEKGPSLGFAINTGRGVSICSGTLIAPNLILTARHCVAEVSSEYVICGESGFGATYRPSNLYISTSPKLFDGDAQFVYAEKVYVPFDGDDMCGYDIALIQLRENMPAERATPAEPRLDIPVARGEVYTAIGYGHSGVGINDSGIRRVLEGSEVKCDGAECVGFTSSVTETEWYGDRGTCQGDSGGGAFDSEGRVLGALSRGAQGCASSVYSGVTGWADWIRVRAVHAAKAGEYDAPEWADSDGDGVHNGIDNCPDVANPEQLDSDEDGVGDACDDDLDGDGVSNEEDNCPFVSNPDQLDTLGKGVGDACDDDGDGIANSVDNCPAVANPDQKDTDGDGFGDACDSDIDEDGVPNGEDNCPYIANPEQDNVCEDESFWGCSATADAPPLTWLFHGLGLMAWLGFGRLKRRRED
- a CDS encoding S1 family peptidase, whose product is MQSIHKSWFYGTLMVGLLGAGFGCGDAELSQPDGVQTLARAQQEIQGGEYHTAKGASVGFGIQTSRGMSICSGTLIAPNLVLTARHCVAQVSGAYVICGQSEFGPVYGPEKLFISTSPNLTTQQAGFRAAEKIFVPEDGADMCGYDIALVQLKQNISAADATPAEPRLDIPVERQEGYTAIGYGHIGDGSGSGVRRSLDARKALCSGADCNLYRYGAATSSEWIGDDGVCQGDSGGGAFDSQGRVLGALSRGGEGCSDSVYSGVTEWSAWIRGHAMEAAAAGGYDVPEWVDSDGDGFHNDEDNCPDVANPDQLDGDEDGIGDACDDDFDNDGILNEVDNCPDVANPDQSDIDGDGVGDACDDDIDGDEILNAEDNCPAVANPDQKDTDGDGVGDACDDDIDGDGVPNAEDNCPAVSNADQADEDGNGIGNACDDGYDAGGCSVSGGASPVSGLFHGFGLLALLGLGRIKRRANKG